CGGCTCTCAACTGTTTTTGGTGAATCGACCTCCATTATACCGCGATGATTTCCTCCTTACTTTTCCTCATCAACCTCTCTTGTTGTGCCATGTATCAACATATATCTTTGCTTGtataatctaaaatttattaagataatgtttcacatgatttttcaaaagttattttgaaaacaataagtAAAAGGAAATTATAGAAAAAGACGATGTTATTAAAAAGTTCGTAAACATTTaaagtttcaaataaaaattaaaaattatattaattaaaaaataattacataaataaatgtgatattTGTCGCACTCTCTTGTGGAGTCTCCTATAATTACCCTTAATATATTacctaaatatattataaaataaaataaaaactaaagaaaaatgatgtaattaaaaatcatcattatttataaattgaattaaatatcaaaactatacatgaactttgattcaatatgtaaattgatatataaactttgattttggttCAAACGCATacataaaattactatttgattcaattatacacatttaaagaaatgaatacatcagtttccttttatataatatatgtataattatctCTGTATGTAATATGTAGACACATAATGACGTTATATCAATAATGACATTAGTAGTTtgtaaaattgaatcaaattaaaatgttatgtatAAATTTACAGAAAATTAAggttatttatttgatattggacttgtaattttaagatatatccttaaaattgaataaaatatttaatattatatttgcagtcaatatgaaattaaaaaaatgattttaacgttacttttttaattttggttctcATTCTAATTATGGTAATAATGTAATTTCAAAaggaaatataataataagttaTCTTTTATGGTaagtaaaagacaaaaaaaatcacataaaaGAACCGGTGAACCGGAccagaattttttattttctttcaagattttctatttcaattcaaaacttGAAAAGTTTCTGAAAAACGTTTCTCTAAGAACATTTCAGCTACACACAGCTGAACTTCACCgtatcaaaaatttatttattttcttttcttgattttcatttttaatcattGTAAAATCCAAATCCTAATTCTTAAATCGCTGCTGATTGCTCTCTTTTTTGTAAACActcccttcttttttttaatctttgcCATGGACCACAATGTAACCGTTTTCACCAACCGCCAAGAATCCGTTACGGCTGATGACGGTAATGGTGAATCGGAAACAGTCAATCATGGATGTGGAGGCGGAGACGGGGACGGAGACGGAGGTGGCGATGGTGGTAAGTCAGGCGTCAGCATTGCGGAGAGGAGGGCGGCAACGTGCGGATTCAAGGTGGATAAGATAAATACAGCGAGATTTCGGGCCTCCACTAGCCCATTGGCCTCCCCGCCGGTCCGTTTGCCTTATCTTACTATCCCTCCTGGCATTAGCCCCACGGCGTTGTTGGATTCTCCTATTATGTTGCCCAACGCTCAGGtaccattttttttccttcttttttttttattatgtattaattttttctcatttaataatttttcatgatAAAGCTTTGAATGTTATGGAAGCaatattaatgaaaacaatgaaGCATTTTGTTATGATCGTCACAGAATCATGCTTCGTTTTTAGTGGCAAACGTGTCATCTTTTAATCTGTGTTTGGTTGCTGacatttttgataatttttttcgaTTAGTTTATGAactaaaattgtaatattttccTAGATTTAAAAATTGGATTTTCCTAATTAATTTGTGAACTGAATACGTGATTTTACTGTACTATAGAGCTAATCATATTAAAAGTGGCATTGTCTTTTAGCTATAGAATCGGACTAAAAGATTGCTAcatgttttactttttaaatcTATGTTTCACCtgctaatcctttcttgaatttaacaactCCAGTTGGGCTAGAGGAGATAATTTCTCATGTTGAGTTCTAATGGAATCTGATTTTAGAACTGTTTGATTTTACTTGTTAGCACATCTGTAAGAAACAGAAAgtgaataaaaagaaagaaagaaacctcAAAAATGTTCTTATAATGTGAAAAATCATGGCATATGGCTGTATACGAATCAGGCATTTGCTATTGCATTCATAGGTTTTGAGGTTTACATCAGTGTAAAAcaatttcagtttttttctGACATTGACGGCCTCAAATATTAGCCTCCAAGGAAATACTTTGGTTGTCTGGCGGTACCCTTCACTGGAATGCTAATAAAGGGTTACTAATTTCGGGTTTTGTTGATGACAGTCTTACTTGATTTGTATTATTTGATCTGAACTCTGAACAACTTATTCAGGTTTATCTAAAgaagttcttttcttttctggcAATCATGAAGCTCAGATAAATTAAGTGAAGCATGTTAGAAAGCTTTAATAACTATTAAGTTCTCGTCGATCTGGATCATATTTTGTCTACATTGAGTTTTATCTGtcatatttaaaaagaaaaagaaaaagaaaaacactccTCTAATATGTTAAATTGGTTGTCTAAACTGTTTAAATAAGATCATCATACACAAACCAAagaaaattgaatcatttttaaCTGGCAGAGTAATTAATCTCTTGAAATTCTTGTTCCATGTTTAGCTATAGATTTTCCCACTAACATGGTCCTTGATGACTTCTGTTTCCAATATAGGGATCTCCCACCACTGGAACTTTTCCGGTACCCACTCTCAATCAGGATGGTCAAGTGCTGAGTGTTAGCAACACAGACAGAGGCAGCAAAATAGCTCCTTCCTTCACATTTAAACCACAAAGTATGGATTCCCAGCCAAGCTTTTCTAGTTTAGAAGATCAGGTGAGTTCCTTCTATTCTAGTAGTAATTTGTCATAAAGTTTAATCCCTGCTAGTGGGTTCCAGATTTGAAAACTGAATTGGCAAAACTTTATGATCATGACTTCTATGTCTTGATTTTCAACATTCATTTGTTACTTAAACTTTATAATCATGAATTTTTTGGCTTGCTTTgacatattttcttatttctttatgaAAGACTAGTTTTAGGGATCAAGGTCATATTCATTCTGCAATAAACCTaccaactttttcttttggttaGATTTCTACATCTCTCCATGAGATTAATTCCTTCTCTTTTATGTTTGAAGAAAGTGCCTTATTATTGTcagtttttgttcattttgggtTTAAGAGTTAAGTCTTGAGCTTCCTCAGATGCAATACTTTAAGGTTGTTGAAATAGGATAGGAATACAAGGTGCTATTTGTGCTGGTAAAACTATCCTTCGTTGAGAAGTTTGGTTGAAGTGAAATTCAGCTGGTAGATAGCTCAGAATATTATCTTTGTTCACTATGGTTGTAAGTTGATTGGCCTAGTTAATCACAACCAAATTCAGTTTGCATGTGGATTGTTTGTCTGTTTTGATTAACCTGACTTTCATTTTTTAGCATTAGGAGGAAAACTACTTTTGTTAGATAATATTGTAATCCTGCAGTTCATTTCAGAGGAATTGATGTCTAACATCCATCACATATGTTCTTCATCATGATTGAGATGCTTGATCATATCATTATGGGAGTGACATCATCCTGCAGTTCATTTGTAGAGTAATTAATGTCTAACATCCATCACATATGTTCTTTTTTATGATTGAGATTCTGTTATGCGCCTTAGCGTAGGATTTAGTCACAGGTCTAGATGAGAAAGAATTATTGCTCCGACCTATGGTTACTCAAAGAGGCAGATTCGTCACTAAACCCCCTCCGAAAATAACGTTTCTTTTTTATAGAATAATTGCCTCCCTCTTTATTTCATATTGGCAGCCTTTTGTAGACTGTTAATAACAAAGGAAAGAGTCCTAATAGAATTCCTAACTTAGAGTttatgaaggaaaaaaaaacctaatataatagagaaaataaataaaactaaaactcttAATAAAACCTGATATAATAATCAGCTGCAGTCCCTTTCACCTGTCACATGCATATTTAGGTGTTTCATATAAAAGAGTTTCTGTTAATGCTTGATTTTATTTGTGTAGGTTTCTTCCTCTTTGAATCTAGTTCAGAGGGCCGAGGTCGATTATCAGCCTCTTGTCCATTTGGGTACACCTTTGGATTTTGAATTTCCTGCAGAATTTTCCAAAGAAGCTACTTCAAGGAGTTTTGCAGCAGATTCAGTTGCCGAAGTCAAAGTTTTAAATAACATTGTGAACGATAATGTTAATCTGGGATGCCATCCTTCTGAATTGGCTGGTGATCGAACGTCAATGCAGAAGGTTCCTTTCAACGGACAAGATGTCAGCACAAATCTTTCAGAAAGTGATCCAAAGGGAACAAACACCACAGCGGGAACAGCAAGAACATCAGAAGATGGATATAATTGGAGGAAGTATGGGCAGAAACAGGTAAAGGGTAGTGAATATCCAAGAAGCTACTATAAATGTACCCATCCAAATTGTCAGGTGAAGAAGAAGGTAGAGCGTTCACTTGATGGCCAAATTACTGAAATTATCTACAAGGGTGCTCATAATCACCCAAAGCCTCAGCCTTGTCGCCCATCACTTGGATCCTCTTCATCATCTAATGAAATGTCAGAGAGTGCTGAAGGCAATGGAACTTGTGTCAAAATTGAAAGTGgtttaatttggaaaaatacccaagCAGGTTCAAAGGATATTAAGCTTGGATCTGATTTGAGAGCCGATGGCCTGGAAAGAACATCCTCAACGTCTGTTATAACTGATCTTTCTGATCCACTATCAACTGCCCAAGGAAAATCAGTTGGTGTTTTTGAATCTGCTGATACTCCAGAGTTTTCATCAACACTTGCTagtaatgatgatgataatgatgatagGGCTACCCAGGGAAGTATATCACTCTGTGATGATGCAGCTAATGATGATGAGTCTGAGTCAAAAAGAAGGTATTATTTTGCATGTTAATGAATGTATCCTAGGGCTAAGGCTAGTAGTTTTTACTAACATATATTTTGCATTGTTATCCACTTCCCATTACAGGAAGACAGAATCGTGCTCGACTGAGATGAATGTGGCATCTGGGGCTATCCGTGAACCCAGAGTTGTTGTGCAAATAGAAAGTGAAGTGGATATACTCGATGATGGTTATCGATGGAGGAAGTATGGACAGAAGGTTGTCAAAGGAAACCCTAATCCTAGGTACCAAAACTTGTCAGTCGTCTCTTTCTTGCTCTGTCTCATTTCTTTTGCATGTGAAGCTAAATGAACCATCCAAAGATGCAGGGgaaattgaaaatgaacaatcctattttaaaacattttgttGTCTAATAGGAGCTATTACAAATGTACAAGTCCCGGATGTCCTGTGAGAAAGCATGTGGAAAGAGCTTCTCACAATCTAAAATGCGTGCTCACGACATATGATGGAAAACACAATCATGAAGTTCCAGCAGCCAGAAGCAGCAGTCATGTTAACACAAGTGCTTGTAATTTACCCCCAACAGTGCCCAACAGTCAAGCTGCTCTGGCATTATCCAGAAATTCTCATGTTCTAAAGCCTGAAACACCAATCCAGGATATTGCACCTCCTTTTGATCGAAAGCCCGAAttcaaaattgaatatatgaGACCTAGTTTTCTTGGGGATTTCAGCAATGAAATGAAGCTTGGGACTGCTTCTCTGGCTTCTGTTTACCAAATGAAGTTTCCTTCCTTACAGAAAGCTATTCCTTATGGCACCTTTGGACTGAACCCAAACTGCATTGCAACACGTTCATCTGGCTCAATTGCCTCAACAGTTCCAAATTTTCCAATTTCGATGCCATTGAATCTCCCAACATCTGCAAATCTTTCTTTGGCTGGTTTTGATATCAATAATGGTGGAAAACCAGCTGCTCCAATTCACTCTTTCCTTCCAGGGCAACAGTTCAAAGAGAATGCTGCTAGGTTCCATGGGATCAAACAGGAGCTAAAGGATGATAACCATTATGATCCTTGCCTTCCCATTGTCGACCATGCAAGtgcaacatcatcatcatcatcatcagtcTATCGCCAGCAGGCCACCGGAAATTTTCCATCCTAGACTGCAATTCGCTTCTTACTGGAGCCTGGTAAGGTGTTGGATTCTACTTGAGTTTGTTCAGAATTAAAGGTTCTTTCTCTTTCTATATTGCTGAATTATCATATATAGTTTTTCTCCTTCATATCTATGCTGTTTCTTATACAAATCTTATACACCTATAGTCTATATATGTACGTGATCCTctgatttttaactttatacatagaaatataatattacAGGTAAAAATTGCTTCTATCTAGTGGTTTGTGCAGGACTGTTCAAATTGTTTCTTATTGTTCTATTATTAAGTAGTATGGTTCTAAATTATTACTTGAAAAATAAGTGTGAACTGAATGAATACATAGGGATTGAATTTGTATTATAGAAATTATTTGGTATATTGCTGAAGATTGAGAATTGTTTATGACTGTAAACgttgaattttagaaattataca
The nucleotide sequence above comes from Gossypium raimondii isolate GPD5lz chromosome 13, ASM2569854v1, whole genome shotgun sequence. Encoded proteins:
- the LOC105783685 gene encoding WRKY transcription factor SUSIBA2, producing the protein MDHNVTVFTNRQESVTADDGNGESETVNHGCGGGDGDGDGGGDGGKSGVSIAERRAATCGFKVDKINTARFRASTSPLASPPVRLPYLTIPPGISPTALLDSPIMLPNAQGSPTTGTFPVPTLNQDGQVLSVSNTDRGSKIAPSFTFKPQSMDSQPSFSSLEDQVSSSLNLVQRAEVDYQPLVHLGTPLDFEFPAEFSKEATSRSFAADSVAEVKVLNNIVNDNVNLGCHPSELAGDRTSMQKVPFNGQDVSTNLSESDPKGTNTTAGTARTSEDGYNWRKYGQKQVKGSEYPRSYYKCTHPNCQVKKKVERSLDGQITEIIYKGAHNHPKPQPCRPSLGSSSSSNEMSESAEGNGTCVKIESGLIWKNTQAGSKDIKLGSDLRADGLERTSSTSVITDLSDPLSTAQGKSVGVFESADTPEFSSTLASNDDDNDDRATQGSISLCDDAANDDESESKRRKTESCSTEMNVASGAIREPRVVVQIESEVDILDDGYRWRKYGQKVVKGNPNPRSYYKCTSPGCPVRKHVERASHNLKCVLTTYDGKHNHEVPAARSSSHVNTSACNLPPTVPNSQAALALSRNSHVLKPETPIQDIAPPFDRKPEFKIEYMRPSFLGDFSNEMKLGTASLASVYQMKFPSLQKAIPYGTFGLNPNCIATRSSGSIASTVPNFPISMPLNLPTSANLSLAGFDINNGGKPAAPIHSFLPGQQFKENAARFHGIKQELKDDNHYDPCLPIVDHASATSSSSSSVYRQQATGNFPS